Proteins from a single region of Verrucomicrobiota bacterium:
- a CDS encoding glycosyltransferase family 4 protein, which translates to MKLALIRRHFSATGGAELYLQRLLAALAKAGHELHLFTESWSNAPQGVIVHSIAPAGSRAERPRQFAEAVRIEAAREAFGCIFSLDRTLKQDVYRAGDGVHRVWLERRRQFAPWWRKPFLGRSAFHKTMLELEAATFSPENTRHVIANSEMVKREVLDRFRFPAERIHLVRNGVDVARFQSGDRSATRAKFGVTADDFLLLFVGSGWERKGLVFLLEAMACCLKHPPGWLRHFQSGLERSRSASPSAVPP; encoded by the coding sequence ATGAAGCTTGCGTTGATCCGACGCCACTTTTCCGCCACGGGCGGGGCCGAGCTTTATTTGCAGCGGCTGTTGGCCGCCCTGGCGAAAGCGGGGCACGAATTGCATTTGTTCACGGAAAGCTGGTCGAACGCGCCCCAAGGCGTCATCGTTCACTCGATAGCTCCAGCCGGGTCCCGAGCGGAGCGTCCCCGCCAGTTCGCTGAAGCCGTTCGAATCGAAGCGGCGCGGGAGGCCTTCGGGTGCATCTTCAGTCTGGATCGGACGCTGAAACAGGATGTTTATCGCGCCGGCGATGGCGTGCACCGCGTTTGGCTGGAGCGCCGCCGCCAATTCGCGCCGTGGTGGCGGAAACCTTTCCTGGGTCGAAGCGCGTTCCATAAAACCATGTTGGAACTGGAAGCGGCAACTTTCAGCCCGGAGAATACGCGCCATGTCATCGCCAATTCTGAAATGGTCAAGCGCGAGGTTCTGGACCGCTTTCGCTTCCCGGCGGAACGCATTCATCTCGTCCGCAACGGCGTGGATGTTGCCCGATTCCAAAGCGGCGACCGCTCCGCCACGCGGGCTAAGTTCGGCGTCACGGCCGACGATTTCCTGCTTCTCTTCGTCGGCTCGGGTTGGGAACGAAAAGGGCTGGTCTTTCTTCTGGAAGCCATGGCTTGTTGTCTGAAGCACCCGCCCGGCTGGCTCCGTCACTTTCAAAGCGGACTCGAACGGTCCCGGTCCGCGTCGCCGTCCGCAGTTCCGCCCG
- a CDS encoding class I SAM-dependent methyltransferase — MQDRSKEQVAAFYEEHQKRGKYDYLYGDAARKDLLVRLIGLGKTILEIGCRAGNLTQHYMTGNQVTGLDVDRQALGLFEQRLGLKGHWVDVDAEPLPFAPDVFDVVVFSEVMEHVRFPQRVLAEIARVLKPDGRLVGSVPNSFRLRNRLRFLFGRPFETDPSHLRSYSHELLRKELSTHFDRVEIHPVSGHLLGGGRTGIPVYPWLPYRVRTLFALDLVFFGMPSSP, encoded by the coding sequence ATGCAGGATCGCTCCAAAGAACAGGTCGCGGCGTTTTATGAAGAACATCAAAAGCGCGGCAAGTACGACTACCTCTACGGCGACGCGGCGCGCAAGGATTTGCTCGTGCGGTTGATTGGCCTGGGCAAAACGATCCTCGAAATCGGCTGCCGGGCGGGCAATCTCACGCAGCATTACATGACGGGCAATCAGGTCACCGGCCTCGATGTCGATCGCCAGGCGCTCGGGCTGTTCGAACAACGCCTCGGCCTGAAAGGCCATTGGGTGGATGTGGATGCCGAGCCGCTTCCGTTTGCGCCGGACGTGTTCGATGTGGTGGTGTTTTCCGAAGTGATGGAACACGTGCGGTTCCCGCAACGCGTGCTGGCTGAAATTGCTCGCGTGCTCAAGCCGGACGGACGGTTGGTCGGCTCGGTGCCAAACAGCTTCAGATTGCGAAACCGCCTGCGCTTTCTCTTTGGCCGGCCTTTCGAGACCGATCCATCCCACTTGCGATCCTACTCGCATGAGCTGCTGCGGAAGGAATTGTCCACGCACTTCGACCGGGTCGAAATCCATCCCGTGTCCGGACATCTCCTGGGCGGCGGACGAACTGGAATTCCGGTTTACCCCTGGCTCCCGTATCGCGTGCGGACTTTGTTTGCGCTGGATTTGGTGTTTTTCGGAATGCCGAGTTCGCCATGA
- a CDS encoding class I SAM-dependent methyltransferase yields MSTERIYQAVLDVAAAHGGQFLRHLDVGAGRGQLIELVRARFQTQSCACDYTDALMKLPGQKVDVANLNHEPLPYADASFDLLTATEVIEHLEHYRETLREFFRVLQPGGLCIVTTPNVLNVNSRLRFLWFGFANLFGPLPVRHSALYSTGGHINPVSYFYVAHALLDAGFESVSATVDKYQRSSLAKLVLLWPLIKIFGAWAWRKETRRFRTIDPDNAPYVHAINSLPLLLGRTIVVAVRKPLTSTLHDTSV; encoded by the coding sequence ATGAGCACGGAACGCATCTATCAGGCGGTCCTCGACGTGGCGGCGGCCCACGGCGGGCAATTCCTCCGCCACCTGGACGTGGGCGCGGGCCGTGGCCAGTTGATCGAACTCGTCCGCGCCCGGTTCCAGACTCAATCGTGCGCTTGCGATTACACGGACGCGCTCATGAAGTTGCCGGGACAAAAAGTGGACGTCGCCAATCTGAATCACGAGCCGCTGCCGTACGCCGACGCCAGTTTCGATTTGCTCACCGCCACCGAAGTCATCGAACACCTGGAGCATTACCGCGAGACGTTGCGGGAGTTTTTCCGCGTGCTCCAGCCGGGCGGTCTCTGTATCGTCACCACGCCCAACGTGCTCAATGTGAACTCGCGCTTGCGTTTCCTCTGGTTCGGCTTTGCCAATTTGTTCGGACCGTTGCCGGTCCGCCACAGCGCGCTTTACTCCACCGGCGGCCACATCAATCCCGTGTCTTACTTCTACGTCGCGCACGCGTTGCTCGACGCAGGCTTCGAATCGGTGTCCGCGACCGTGGACAAATACCAGCGCTCCTCGCTCGCCAAATTGGTTTTGCTTTGGCCGCTGATCAAGATTTTCGGCGCCTGGGCGTGGCGCAAAGAAACCCGCCGGTTTCGCACGATCGACCCAGACAACGCGCCCTACGTCCATGCGATCAATTCCCTGCCTCTCTTGCTGGGGCGCACCATCGTCGTGGCCGTGCGCAAGCCGCTCACTTCAACCCTCCACGACACGTCTGTATGA
- a CDS encoding glycosyltransferase family 9 protein, translating to MRLLFIKLKHIGDSLLLTPTLSAVRAEYPQAQIWVVVRRGGEGILAGCSSIDRTLTSAEPEAKRRGAFNWLGDLRVLRELRQQRFDYSFELSDGDRGRFLAWLSGAKTRCANVAFKPLPWWWRSKFDAQSRYVWVNGHRVEKDFYTVNEFLPLGPEIPPLAFERERTEPWSPAEALRDFAVIHPGTRWIRKRWTQEKWIELGRELFRFIPRLVVSSGPDSEEIALAGSIAKALGPAALSTQGELSWAQLAGLLYRARLFVGVDTAAMHLAAACQCPTVAIFGPSAESQWRPWQVPHRVVKPAGLAQKESEETMIQRVPTAEVAAACVELLKATGRPSGGAHETH from the coding sequence ATGCGTTTGCTCTTCATCAAACTGAAACACATCGGAGATTCGCTCTTGCTCACGCCCACCTTGAGCGCCGTGCGGGCAGAATATCCGCAGGCGCAAATCTGGGTCGTGGTTCGACGGGGGGGCGAAGGCATTCTCGCGGGCTGTTCGAGCATTGACCGCACTCTGACTTCCGCCGAGCCGGAAGCAAAGCGGCGCGGCGCATTCAACTGGCTGGGCGATCTCCGCGTCTTGAGGGAGTTGCGGCAGCAGCGCTTCGACTACTCATTCGAGTTGAGTGACGGCGACCGCGGCCGTTTCCTGGCCTGGTTGAGCGGCGCCAAGACCCGCTGCGCGAACGTGGCTTTCAAACCTCTCCCCTGGTGGTGGCGGTCAAAATTTGACGCTCAATCGCGCTACGTCTGGGTGAACGGCCATCGCGTGGAGAAGGATTTTTACACGGTGAACGAGTTCCTGCCTCTCGGGCCGGAAATTCCCCCCTTGGCCTTCGAGCGCGAACGGACGGAACCGTGGTCTCCGGCTGAGGCGCTGCGTGATTTCGCCGTCATTCATCCAGGCACGCGCTGGATTCGCAAACGTTGGACGCAGGAGAAATGGATCGAACTCGGACGCGAACTGTTTCGCTTTATCCCGCGCCTCGTGGTCAGCTCCGGGCCGGATTCGGAGGAGATCGCGCTGGCTGGATCGATCGCGAAGGCGCTGGGTCCCGCTGCGCTGAGCACTCAGGGAGAGTTGTCGTGGGCGCAACTGGCCGGGCTGCTTTATCGCGCCCGGCTGTTCGTCGGCGTCGACACCGCGGCCATGCATCTGGCCGCGGCGTGCCAATGCCCGACCGTCGCCATCTTTGGCCCTTCCGCGGAGAGCCAATGGCGCCCCTGGCAAGTGCCGCACCGCGTGGTAAAGCCCGCGGGGCTGGCGCAAAAGGAATCCGAGGAAACCATGATTCAACGCGTGCCCACGGCGGAGGTGGCGGCGGCTTGTGTTGAGTTGCTCAAGGCCACGGGGAGGCCTTCAGGTGGGGCCCACGAAACACACTAA